One window of Acidobacteriota bacterium genomic DNA carries:
- a CDS encoding DUF302 domain-containing protein, with protein MAPNPGNGIVNQRSKHSVGETLEKLNRTLQAKGITVFAMVDHSGEAQKVGLKMRPTKLVIFGSPKSWDTCHARRSPASPSTYR; from the coding sequence ATGGCGCCGAATCCGGGCAATGGCATCGTCAACCAGAGAAGCAAGCACTCGGTAGGCGAGACGTTGGAGAAGCTCAACCGCACCTTACAAGCGAAGGGAATAACCGTCTTTGCGATGGTTGACCATTCCGGCGAGGCGCAAAAAGTGGGGCTGAAGATGCGGCCGACCAAGCTCGTCATCTTTGGCAGCCCCAAAAGCTGGGACACCTGTCATGCTCGCCGCTCCCCAGCGTCGCCCTCGACCTACCGCTGA
- a CDS encoding FAD-dependent oxidoreductase codes for MSTRPTANVRDPDRLFPKLTLAQIGRIAAHGRVRATRTGEILAEQGDKDASFFVVKDGAVEIVRPSGPTETLITVLGPSQFTGEVYMISGRPTVARLRVTEPGEVIELKREEVLALIQADAELSQILLSAFILRRVELIAQGLGDVVLVGSNHSAGTLRIKEFLTRNQHPYAYVDLERDSDVETLLDRFHISPADVPVVICRGDLVLRNPTNQQLADCLGFNDSIDATHVRDLVVIGAGPSGLAAAVYGASEGLDVLVLEATSPGGQAGSSSRIENYLGFPTGISGQDLAGRAYIQAQKFSAEILIARSADRLTCDRRPYIVEMNGGGRVPARAVVIASGAQYRKLPLDNLTQFEGVGVYYAAMTVEEQLCVGEEVIVVGGGNSAGQAAVFLAQTTSRVNLLVRRSGLEDTMSRYLIRRIEETPNIVLWPNTEIVKLEGGEHLERVVWRNNRTGAEETHDIRHVFLMTGAVPNTAWLHDCVAQDAKGFIKTGPDLSADDLAARHWTPTRPPNLLETTLPGVFAVGDVRAGNVKRVASAVGEWSIAISFVHRFLRE; via the coding sequence ATGTCTACCCGGCCCACGGCCAACGTACGCGACCCAGATCGGCTTTTTCCTAAGCTCACGCTGGCGCAGATCGGCCGCATCGCCGCGCATGGCCGCGTACGCGCGACGCGAACCGGCGAGATCCTGGCCGAGCAGGGAGATAAGGACGCTTCATTCTTCGTGGTAAAGGACGGGGCGGTAGAGATCGTGCGCCCCTCCGGCCCCACCGAGACACTCATCACCGTGCTCGGTCCGAGCCAGTTCACGGGCGAGGTGTACATGATCTCCGGGCGCCCTACGGTCGCGCGCCTGCGCGTCACGGAGCCCGGCGAGGTGATCGAGCTCAAGCGCGAGGAGGTGCTGGCGTTGATCCAGGCCGATGCCGAGCTCAGCCAGATTCTCTTGAGCGCATTCATCCTGCGACGGGTCGAGTTGATCGCTCAGGGACTGGGCGACGTAGTGCTCGTAGGCTCGAACCACTCCGCCGGCACGCTGCGGATCAAGGAGTTCCTGACCCGGAACCAACATCCCTACGCCTATGTCGATCTCGAACGCGATAGCGACGTAGAGACCCTGCTCGACCGCTTTCATATCAGTCCCGCAGACGTGCCCGTGGTGATCTGCCGTGGCGACCTCGTGCTGCGGAATCCCACCAACCAGCAGCTCGCCGACTGTCTCGGATTCAACGACTCCATCGACGCCACACACGTTCGCGATCTCGTGGTCATCGGCGCTGGTCCCTCTGGATTGGCCGCAGCTGTCTATGGCGCGTCCGAGGGGCTGGATGTCCTGGTGTTAGAAGCGACCTCGCCCGGCGGCCAGGCCGGTTCCAGCTCGCGCATCGAGAATTACCTGGGATTTCCCACCGGCATCAGCGGTCAGGATCTCGCCGGACGCGCTTACATCCAGGCGCAGAAGTTCAGCGCTGAAATACTGATCGCCCGGAGCGCAGACCGCCTGACCTGCGACCGCAGACCGTATATCGTCGAGATGAACGGCGGCGGCCGGGTGCCGGCGCGCGCCGTCGTCATCGCGAGCGGAGCGCAATATCGCAAGCTGCCTCTGGATAACCTCACGCAGTTCGAAGGTGTAGGCGTCTACTACGCCGCGATGACCGTCGAAGAACAGTTGTGCGTGGGAGAAGAAGTGATCGTCGTGGGCGGCGGGAACTCCGCCGGTCAAGCTGCGGTGTTCCTCGCACAGACCACCAGCCGCGTCAACCTCCTCGTCCGGAGGAGCGGCTTGGAAGATACCATGTCGCGCTACCTGATCCGGCGCATCGAAGAGACTCCGAACATCGTCTTGTGGCCTAACACCGAGATCGTGAAGCTGGAAGGTGGCGAACATCTCGAGCGCGTGGTGTGGCGGAACAATCGGACGGGCGCGGAAGAGACGCACGACATCCGCCACGTCTTCCTGATGACCGGCGCCGTTCCCAATACCGCGTGGCTGCATGACTGTGTTGCGCAGGATGCGAAAGGGTTCATCAAGACCGGGCCGGATCTCTCCGCGGACGACCTGGCGGCGCGACACTGGACGCCGACCCGCCCGCCGAATCTGCTCGAGACCACCCTGCCGGGAGTGTTCGCGGTCGGCGACGTCCGCGCCGGCAACGTCAAACGCGTGGCATCAGCGGTGGGCGAGTGGTCGATCGCGATCTCATTCGTGCATCGCTTCCTGCGCGAATAG
- a CDS encoding UBP-type zinc finger domain-containing protein: MAGACAHLAAIDKVKQPKKRECEECVKIHSTWVHLRTCQQCGVTRCCDSSPNKHASKHAHATGHPVVASAQIGERWLYCYPDDEMAEY; the protein is encoded by the coding sequence ATGGCTGGCGCATGCGCCCATCTCGCCGCGATCGATAAGGTCAAGCAGCCGAAGAAGCGCGAGTGCGAGGAGTGCGTGAAGATCCACTCTACGTGGGTGCACCTGCGCACCTGCCAGCAGTGCGGTGTGACGCGGTGCTGCGATTCCTCGCCCAACAAGCATGCCAGCAAGCATGCCCACGCCACCGGACATCCCGTGGTCGCATCGGCGCAGATCGGTGAGCGCTGGCTCTACTGCTACCCCGACGACGAGATGGCCGAATACTGA
- a CDS encoding DUF5996 family protein: MGACASHPTSVSYPSVSDGTWPELPYDAWKDTYATLHMWTQVVGKVALAQAPPLNQSWGVAMQVTPRGLATRTLPYGKRTFTIEFDFLAHELVIRTSDGDLRKLPLAPRTVADFYREVMDTLRAMALPVKIWPMAVEIPDPIRLDQDTVHRSYDAEYAQRCWRILVQSERVLSAARCDFIGKASPVHFFWGSFDLAVTRFSGRSAPPRDGPAFMREAYSQEVISHGWWPGSGAVLEPSFYAYAVPEPQGLKEAPVAPPEAYYHRELGEFILPYDAVRVAEDPEAALRSFVNSTYSQAATLAGWDRARLERPAPSAR; this comes from the coding sequence ATGGGCGCATGCGCCAGCCATCCGACGAGCGTATCATATCCATCGGTGAGCGACGGAACCTGGCCCGAACTGCCGTACGACGCATGGAAAGACACCTACGCCACGCTCCATATGTGGACGCAGGTCGTCGGCAAAGTCGCGCTCGCGCAGGCGCCACCGCTGAACCAATCCTGGGGCGTTGCCATGCAGGTCACGCCCCGCGGCCTGGCAACGCGCACCTTGCCCTACGGCAAGCGGACCTTCACCATCGAGTTCGACTTCCTCGCGCACGAACTCGTCATCCGGACCTCCGACGGCGACCTCCGCAAGCTGCCGCTCGCGCCCCGCACCGTCGCCGACTTCTACCGCGAGGTCATGGACACGCTGCGGGCGATGGCTCTGCCAGTGAAGATTTGGCCCATGGCGGTCGAGATCCCCGATCCCATCCGTCTCGATCAGGACACGGTGCACCGTTCCTACGATGCCGAGTACGCGCAGCGCTGCTGGCGCATCCTGGTGCAGAGCGAGCGCGTGCTGAGCGCGGCGCGCTGCGACTTCATCGGCAAGGCCAGCCCGGTCCACTTCTTCTGGGGCAGCTTCGATCTCGCGGTCACGCGCTTTTCCGGCCGGTCAGCGCCGCCGCGTGATGGTCCCGCGTTCATGCGCGAGGCGTATTCGCAGGAGGTGATCAGCCATGGTTGGTGGCCGGGCAGTGGGGCGGTGCTCGAACCCTCGTTCTACGCCTACGCCGTGCCGGAGCCGCAGGGACTGAAGGAAGCTCCGGTCGCGCCGCCGGAAGCCTACTACCACCGCGAGTTGGGCGAGTTCATCCTGCCCTACGACGCGGTGCGCGTAGCCGAAGACCCGGAGGCCGCGCTCCGCTCCTTCGTCAACAGCACTTATTCTCAGGCCGCGACCCTCGCCGGCTGGGACCGTGCCCGCCTCGAGCGGCCCGCCCCCTCGGCACGCTAG
- the egtB gene encoding ergothioneine biosynthesis protein EgtB codes for MSATRTALPQSDPGMQSKPSMPSQYRAARATTLQLAQPLSAEDQMVQSSTETSPTKWHLAHTTWFFETFLLLPCAPGYRAFDERFAYLFNSYYKQLDGHPPRTVRGAFSRPTLAEVEDYRHHVDQAMEKFLAHASPEQLELAELGVHHEQQHQELIVTDIKHAFWMNPLRPAYRERSDAVAAVAPPLRWVDFSAGDHEIGASPSGFAFDNEGPRHRVHLPAFRLASRLVTNAEYLEFITDGGYSRPELWLSDGWDHIRAAGWRAPLYWEKPYGEARAEDGRKLMEAWQVFTSAGMSALDPSEPVCHVSYYEADAYARWASARLPREEEWEIAAASRQAVEGNFLESGRLHVAAAKGGGGLLQMFGDAWEWTASPYVAYPGYRPPTGVLGEYNGKFMCNQLVLRGGSCATPQSHIRASYRNFFPPQARWQFMGIRVADDRD; via the coding sequence ATGAGCGCTACGCGCACAGCCCTGCCCCAGTCGGACCCGGGTATGCAGTCGAAGCCGTCGATGCCGTCGCAGTATCGCGCGGCCCGCGCGACTACGCTCCAGCTCGCACAGCCGCTCTCCGCCGAAGATCAGATGGTGCAGTCCAGCACCGAGACCAGCCCTACGAAGTGGCATCTGGCGCACACCACCTGGTTCTTCGAGACCTTTCTTCTGCTGCCTTGCGCGCCCGGCTACCGTGCCTTCGACGAGCGCTTCGCCTATCTTTTCAATTCGTATTACAAGCAGCTTGACGGACATCCGCCGCGCACCGTTCGCGGTGCCTTCTCGCGCCCCACGCTGGCGGAGGTGGAGGACTATCGCCACCACGTCGACCAAGCGATGGAGAAGTTCCTCGCGCACGCTTCGCCGGAGCAGCTCGAACTCGCCGAGCTGGGCGTGCATCACGAGCAGCAGCATCAGGAGCTGATCGTCACCGACATCAAGCATGCCTTCTGGATGAACCCGCTTCGGCCGGCCTACCGCGAGCGCTCGGATGCGGTGGCAGCGGTCGCGCCGCCGTTGCGCTGGGTCGATTTCTCCGCCGGCGACCACGAGATCGGCGCATCCCCTTCCGGCTTCGCCTTCGACAATGAAGGTCCGCGGCATCGTGTGCATCTGCCCGCGTTCCGCCTCGCCTCTCGCCTCGTCACCAACGCGGAATACCTCGAGTTCATCACCGACGGCGGCTACTCACGTCCCGAACTTTGGCTCTCCGATGGATGGGACCACATCCGCGCCGCAGGCTGGCGCGCGCCGCTCTACTGGGAAAAGCCCTACGGAGAGGCGCGCGCGGAGGATGGGCGCAAGCTCATGGAAGCCTGGCAAGTCTTCACCAGTGCCGGCATGAGCGCGCTCGATCCCAGCGAGCCTGTCTGCCATGTGAGCTACTACGAAGCCGATGCCTACGCACGCTGGGCCAGTGCCCGGCTGCCAAGGGAAGAGGAATGGGAGATCGCTGCTGCCTCCCGGCAAGCGGTAGAAGGAAACTTCCTCGAGAGTGGCCGCCTTCACGTCGCTGCGGCGAAGGGCGGCGGCGGACTGCTACAGATGTTTGGTGACGCGTGGGAGTGGACCGCCAGCCCTTACGTCGCTTATCCCGGATATCGTCCGCCCACCGGCGTGCTGGGCGAGTACAACGGCAAGTTCATGTGCAACCAGCTGGTGCTGCGCGGCGGCTCGTGTGCTACTCCGCAGAGCCACATCCGCGCCTCGTATCGCAACTTCTTCCCGCCGCAGGCGCGCTGGCAATTCATGGGGATCCGAGTCGCCGATGATCGCGACTAA
- the egtD gene encoding L-histidine N(alpha)-methyltransferase yields MIATNLHTISPIARDVYEGLTSVPRRLPAKLFYDAAGSALFEEITRLPEYYLTRTEAAILQTNAAEICSLAGKQSAGKNVTVIELAAGSGEKTKLLLAPLLRQQLGVTYAPVDVSQAALVAARQTVTRSLPGVHVQPVMSDLEDLAFLDSYHSPRLILFIGSTIGNLEDDEAIALLRRIAVRLQPDDRLLLGTDLAKDTAVLLPAYDDAQGVTARFNRNLLTRINRELGGDFDPEAFAHIARWNAERSRIEMHLGSQARQTVYIRDLGLTLEFANGDRIHTENSYKYTLPRVLALLAQAGFELQRTWFDRDAFDKAASDKEASDKEASGEQAWYAVHLAHIR; encoded by the coding sequence ATGATCGCGACTAATCTTCACACCATCTCGCCGATCGCCCGCGATGTTTATGAGGGGCTCACCAGTGTGCCCCGGCGGCTGCCGGCAAAGTTGTTCTATGATGCGGCCGGCTCGGCTTTGTTCGAAGAGATCACGCGCTTACCGGAGTACTACCTCACCCGCACCGAAGCCGCCATCCTGCAAACGAACGCCGCCGAGATCTGCAGCCTGGCGGGAAAACAGTCGGCGGGAAAGAACGTCACCGTGATCGAGCTCGCCGCCGGTTCCGGGGAGAAGACCAAGCTGTTGCTGGCCCCACTGCTGCGACAGCAGCTCGGGGTGACCTATGCTCCGGTCGACGTTTCCCAAGCCGCTCTGGTCGCGGCGCGCCAGACCGTCACGCGGTCCCTGCCCGGCGTCCACGTACAGCCGGTGATGAGCGACCTTGAGGATCTCGCCTTTCTGGACAGCTACCACAGCCCACGGCTCATCCTCTTCATCGGCTCCACCATCGGGAACCTTGAAGACGATGAGGCCATCGCCCTTCTGCGCCGCATCGCCGTCCGCTTGCAACCGGATGACCGGCTGCTGCTGGGCACTGACCTGGCAAAAGACACCGCCGTGTTGCTTCCCGCCTACGACGACGCCCAGGGCGTGACCGCGCGCTTCAATCGTAACCTGCTCACGCGCATCAATCGCGAGTTAGGCGGCGACTTCGATCCGGAGGCTTTCGCACACATCGCGCGCTGGAACGCGGAACGGTCGCGGATCGAGATGCACCTGGGCTCGCAAGCGCGGCAAACCGTTTACATCCGCGATCTCGGACTGACCCTCGAGTTCGCCAACGGCGACCGCATCCACACCGAGAATAGTTATAAGTACACGTTGCCACGCGTGCTCGCGCTCTTGGCGCAAGCGGGGTTCGAGCTCCAGCGCACCTGGTTCGACAGAGACGCGTTCGACAAAGCAGCGTCCGACAAAGAAGCGTCTGACAAAGAAGCGTCTGGCGAACAAGCCTGGTATGCCGTTCATCTCGCCCACATCCGCTAG
- a CDS encoding 2OG-Fe(II) oxygenase, translating into MPFISPTSASLALPVSPERLDELRQQFTQNAYVICSRALSAERAGALRQRALDIVQRHARPIEQRSGEHVLRYRVVTGEVVRTEWPELFAMYRSAELREWVAAIAGLPTVFNSSHLQSALNINALGEPGEIYRWHHDAAGLTLLLYLSDSRKQDGGALEMRASGAVETMLPTAGTVVLMDGTRCLHRVSPIVRRHQRISVPMVFTPDPDHERPAGLDDYLYRA; encoded by the coding sequence ATGCCGTTCATCTCGCCCACATCCGCTAGTCTTGCCCTGCCGGTCTCGCCTGAGCGCTTGGACGAGCTGCGGCAGCAGTTCACCCAGAATGCCTATGTCATCTGCAGCCGCGCGCTTTCTGCGGAGCGGGCGGGGGCGCTGCGCCAGCGGGCGCTCGACATCGTCCAACGGCATGCGCGCCCTATCGAGCAGCGATCGGGAGAGCACGTGCTGCGCTATCGCGTGGTGACCGGCGAAGTGGTCCGTACGGAGTGGCCGGAGCTGTTCGCGATGTACCGATCGGCGGAGCTGCGCGAGTGGGTGGCCGCGATCGCGGGCCTGCCCACGGTCTTCAATTCCTCCCATCTGCAGTCGGCGCTCAACATCAACGCGTTGGGCGAGCCAGGTGAGATCTACCGCTGGCATCATGACGCCGCCGGCCTCACGTTGTTGCTGTACCTCTCCGATAGCCGCAAGCAAGACGGCGGCGCACTGGAGATGCGCGCCTCCGGGGCAGTGGAGACGATGCTTCCCACCGCCGGCACGGTCGTGCTGATGGATGGGACACGCTGCCTGCATCGCGTCTCCCCGATCGTGCGCCGCCACCAGCGCATCAGCGTCCCCATGGTCTTCACTCCGGACCCAGACCATGAGCGCCCCGCCGGGCTGGACGACTACTTGTATCGGGCCTAG
- a CDS encoding HAD family hydrolase has translation MASNIRLVIADVDGTLVTKSKVLTPRSIAAVKRLRDSGIAFTITSGRPPLGMRMLIGPLALSEAIAAFNGGMFVHPDLSVIAQSFVPADTASRIIETIVRRGLDAWVYTDQDWLVRSTDAPHVAHEEWTVKFAPKVVSEFGRLDRVAKIVGVSDDYATVAACETAVLHECGNNASATRSQPYYLDVTHPDANKGHVVTALSEALSIPPAQIATIGDGPNDVLMFEKSGLSIAMGNASAEVQQQARFVTSSNEEEGFSKAIDAFIFGDVGDRSAIPDNPLHSAH, from the coding sequence ATGGCGAGCAACATCCGGCTGGTGATCGCTGATGTGGATGGCACCCTGGTCACAAAGAGCAAGGTGCTGACGCCACGCTCCATCGCGGCCGTCAAGCGTCTTCGGGACTCGGGCATCGCTTTCACCATCACCAGCGGCCGGCCGCCGCTGGGCATGCGGATGTTGATCGGCCCGCTCGCGCTCAGCGAAGCCATTGCGGCTTTCAATGGTGGGATGTTTGTTCATCCTGACCTTTCTGTCATTGCGCAGAGCTTCGTACCCGCCGATACCGCCAGCCGGATCATTGAAACCATCGTCCGCCGCGGTCTTGATGCCTGGGTCTACACCGACCAGGACTGGCTGGTGCGCAGCACCGATGCTCCGCACGTTGCGCATGAGGAGTGGACAGTGAAGTTCGCGCCTAAGGTCGTGTCTGAGTTTGGGCGCCTGGATCGCGTCGCCAAGATCGTAGGAGTAAGCGATGACTACGCTACGGTGGCCGCATGTGAGACCGCCGTGCTACACGAGTGCGGCAACAACGCCTCGGCTACGCGTTCGCAACCGTATTATCTTGACGTCACTCATCCTGACGCCAACAAGGGTCACGTGGTCACGGCATTGTCCGAGGCGTTGTCCATCCCGCCGGCGCAGATCGCCACCATCGGGGACGGTCCCAACGACGTGCTCATGTTCGAGAAGAGCGGACTCAGCATCGCCATGGGGAACGCCAGCGCCGAAGTGCAACAGCAGGCACGATTCGTGACGAGCTCGAATGAAGAGGAAGGGTTCAGTAAGGCGATAGACGCTTTCATCTTTGGCGACGTGGGCGACCGCTCCGCAATCCCCGACAATCCGCTGCACTCGGCTCACTGA
- the pgl gene encoding 6-phosphogluconolactonase has translation MASVPEETMETKNTGGYPGELRVYGDAKQLAGAAAELFVDAAAESSAARGRFRVALSGGSTPRRVYELLAAAGFSRRIDWDHVDVFWGDERYVAPDDPESNYRMTAEALLRHVPLPAASIHRVMTEISPPQAAAGAYEKTIRQAFGEPDSVPRFDLIYLGLGTNGHTASLFPHSPALRETSRLVLADLVAELKAWRISMSAALLNRGQTVAFMIAGAEKAQVLRDVLLGPRDPERLPAQLIAPEGKLLWLVDEAAAAELPR, from the coding sequence ATGGCAAGCGTTCCAGAGGAGACCATGGAGACCAAGAACACCGGCGGCTATCCCGGCGAGCTCCGTGTGTACGGGGATGCGAAGCAGCTCGCCGGCGCCGCGGCAGAGCTGTTCGTCGACGCCGCGGCGGAGTCGAGCGCAGCGCGCGGCCGCTTCCGGGTCGCGCTCTCCGGTGGATCAACGCCGCGCCGGGTCTACGAACTGCTGGCCGCCGCCGGGTTCAGCCGCCGCATCGATTGGGACCACGTCGACGTTTTCTGGGGCGACGAGCGCTACGTCGCCCCTGACGATCCGGAGAGCAACTACCGCATGACGGCGGAGGCGCTGTTGCGGCACGTTCCGCTTCCCGCGGCGAGCATTCACCGGGTGATGACAGAGATCAGCCCGCCGCAAGCCGCCGCTGGCGCTTACGAAAAGACCATTCGACAGGCTTTTGGGGAGCCGGATTCGGTTCCGCGATTCGATCTTATCTATCTCGGGCTGGGCACGAACGGCCATACCGCCTCGCTGTTTCCGCACTCACCGGCGTTGCGGGAGACATCACGCCTGGTGCTGGCCGATCTGGTGGCCGAACTCAAAGCATGGCGCATCAGCATGAGCGCAGCTTTGCTGAATCGTGGGCAGACGGTGGCGTTCATGATCGCGGGCGCGGAGAAAGCGCAGGTGCTGCGTGACGTGCTGCTCGGCCCGCGTGACCCTGAGCGCTTGCCGGCACAGCTCATCGCTCCGGAAGGCAAGTTGCTCTGGCTGGTGGACGAGGCCGCCGCCGCCGAGCTTCCACGATAA